In a genomic window of Primulina huaijiensis isolate GDHJ02 chromosome 10, ASM1229523v2, whole genome shotgun sequence:
- the LOC140986084 gene encoding probable inactive leucine-rich repeat receptor-like protein kinase At3g03770, producing MGRSSSFILAFVSWVLFASSSTHQLRSYDTEILFQLMKHLEYPVVLSVWENNNGDLCSLSSPPQMSIKCENDSVTELRIIGAKPAKISEFSGFAVPNQTLSQSFSVDSLFTTLTRLSSLRVLSLVSLGIWGPLSDKIHRLSLLEGLDLSSNFLYGPIPSEISRLVKLQTLTLDENFFNDTVPEWLDSLKNLSILSLKKNRLKGQIPSALSTMATLTEVVMSHNFLSGKLPYLGDLVSLRLIDLRDNNLDSELSPLPKELANVFLSNNSFSGSIPEQFGQLKQLQHLDLSDNYISGTPPSVLFSLPNISYLNLSANILSGSLDENIRCGDTLSLVDLSGNRFIGQLPSCLDSAADVRIVKIGGNCFSTNATNQHPAQYCKDLDSGKRLFTRKVIAVVVGVISGTAIIVVILLGVGYVTFCKRHIVQETVVQHIAPKVVQDGARSGISTEVFENARVISPAAKMRNPAASAFRVFSIKELEDATGKFEQSSYLGESTIGKVFKGKLENGAFVAIRSLTLFRKYSVRNLKLRLDLLSKLRHPNLVNLLGHCVEAELQENITVNRLFLVYEFIPNGNLHSHLSETCPEKVLKWSNRLAVLIDVAKGVHFLHTGVIPPSFNNRLKTNNVLIDEHQIAKLSDYGMSIIGDETEKPEAKKDAAKAEHVEKPDDDVYNFGLILFETLVGPDASENKEAFMLNEMASFSSQDGRRKLVDPIVLATSSQESLSIVISITNKCISPESSNRPSFEDVLWNLQYAAQVQATADSDQKSDNMTQS from the exons ATGGGGCGTTCATCTTCTTTTATTCTGGCGTTTGTTTCTTGGGTTCTCTTTGCGTCAAGCTCCACTCATCAGTTGCGAAGCTATGACACGGAAATACTTTTCCAGCTGATGAAGCATTTGGAGTACCCAGTGGTGTTAAGTGTTTGGGAAAATAACAATGGGGATTTGTGTAGCTTGTCCTCCCCGCCGCAAATGAGCATTAAGTGTGAGAATGATTCTGTGACCGAACTCAGGATTATTGGAGCTAAGCCTGCAAAGATCAGTGAGTTCAGTGGATTTGCAGTACCTAATCAAACCTTATCTCAGAGTTTCTCTGTTGATTCTTTGTTTACTACATTGACGAGATTGTCCAGCTTAAGGGTCCTTAGCTTAGTGTCTTTGGGGATTTGGGGGCCACTTTCTGATAAAATTCATCGGTTATCTTTGCTTGAAGGTTTGGATTTGAGTTCGAATTTCTTGTATGGTCCAATCCCATCTGAAATCTCTAGGTTGGTAAAGCTTCAGACGTTGACATTGGATGAAAACTTTTTCAATGATACAGTTCCTGAGTGGTTggattcattaaaaaatttgtcCATTTTGAGCCTAAAGAAGAACAGGTTGAAGGGTCAGATTCCTTCGGCGTTGTCCACAATGGCGACGCTGACTGAAGTTGTGATGTCCCACAATTTCCTTTCTGGGAAATTACCTTATTTGGGTGATTTAGTTAGCTTAAGGTTGATAGATTTGAGAGACAATAATTTGGACTCTGAACTTTCTCCATTGCCCAAGGAACTGGCTAATGTTTTCCTGAGTAACAATTCGTTTTCTGGAAGCATTCCAGAACAATTTGGCCAGTTGAAGCAACTTCAGCATCTTGACTTGTCAGACAATTATATAAGTGGAACTCCACCTTCTGTATTGTTCTCTTTGCCCAACATCAGTTACTTGAATTTATCAGCCAACATTCTCAGTGGATCACTTGACGAAAATATCAGGTGTGGGGACACACTGAGTCTTGTTGATCTTTCTGGTAACAGATTCATAGGTCAGCTTCCGAGTTGCTTGGACTCTGCTGCTGATGTTAGAATTGTAAAAATTGGAGGGAATTGCTTTTCCACCAATGCTACTAACCAGCATCCGGCGCAATACTGCAAAGACCTTGATAGTGGGAAAAGGCTATTTACGAGAAAGGTAATAGCAGTGGTGGTCGGTGTTATCAGTGGAACTGCCATTATTGTAGTCATCCTCTTGGGTGTTGGATATGTCACATTCTGTAAAAGACACATTGTACAGGAGACGGTAGTTCAGCATATTGCACCAAAGGTTGTGCAAGATGGTGCAAGGTCAGGGATTTCAACTGAAGTTTTTGAAAATGCTA GAGTAATTTCACCAGCAGCGAAAATGCGTAACCCTGCTGCTTCAGCATTCAGGGTGTTCTCCATAAAAGAACTGGAAGATGCCACAgggaagtttgagcaatcatcgTATCTGGGTGAAAGCACTATTGGAAAG GTTTTTAAAGGAAAGTTGGAAAATGGTGCCTTTGTTGCCATACGATCTTTGACTTTATTCAGAAAATACTCAGTCCGGAACCTCAAGTTGAGGCTGGATTTGCTCTCAAAACTTCGTCATCCGAACCTAGTTAATCTTCTGGGTCATTGCGTTGAAGCAGAACTCCAGGAGAACATCACCGTGAATAGATTGTTCCTTGTGTACGAATTCATTCCAAATGGGAACTTACATTCTCATCTTTCAG AAACCTGCCCGGAGAAGGTTCTGAAATGGTCGAACAGATTGGCTGTGCTAATTGATGTAGCCAAGGGTGTCCATTTTTTGCATACTGGGGTGATTCCCCCTTCATTTAACAATCGGCTTAAGACGAATAATGTACTGATTGATGAGCATCAGATAGCAAAGCTTAGCGATTACGGAATGTCCATAATTGGTGATGAAACTGAAAAACCTGAG GCGAAGAAAGATGCTGCGAAAGCAGA GCATGTGGAAAAGCCGGACGACGATGTTTACAACTTTGGGCTCATATTGTTTGAAACGCTTGTAGGTCCTGATGCAAGTGAAAACAAAGAAGCATTTATGCTAAACGAAATG GCATCCTTCAGCAGCCAAGATGGTAGAAGGAAACTAGTGGATCCAATCGTGCTAGCCACTAGCTCCCAAGAATCCTTGTCCATAGTGATATCCATCACCAACAAATGTATATCCCCGGAATCTTCCAACAGGCCATCGTTCGAGGACGTTCTCTGGAATTTACAGTATGCTGCTCAAGTCCAGGCTACTGCTGATTCAGATCAGAAATCAGACAATATGACACAGTCATAG
- the LOC140986454 gene encoding protoporphyrinogen oxidase, mitochondrial-like isoform X1, giving the protein MNSATKDDKKDFSRKRVAVIGAGVSGLSAAYKLKLQGLNVTVFEADGRAGGKLKTVAHDGLIWDEGANTMTESEADVGFLLDNLGLREKQQFPISQHKRYIAKNGSPVMLPSNPIELIRSNFLSSGSKLQLLLEPFLWKKNNISTGPDTWESVGSFFQRHFGKEVVDYLIDPFVAGTSGGDPESLSMHHVFPELWNLEQRFGSIIAGAFLSKLSSKKDTSGGMKNSSGKKLKRGSFSFLGGMQTLTDALCDVLDKEELKLQSKVLELSSSCNEHSPLDNWSVSYESDGKKLIDEKSFDALVVTAPLSVVKHMNIIIRGSPFPLDFVPEVSYIPISVIITTFKREFVKRPLEGFGILVPSKEQENGLKTLGTLFSSMMFPDRAPSDVHLYTTFVGGSRNRELAKASRDELEQIVTSDLKQLLGAEGEPTFLNHYYWSRGFPLYGHGYNSVIEAIGKMEKDLPGFFYAGNHKGGLSVGKAISSGCHAADLVISYLEASSNAQLKLAAS; this is encoded by the exons ATGAATTCTGCGACCAAAGATGATAAGAAAG ATTTTTCGCGGAAGCGTGTTGCTGTGATTGGAGCTGGTGTTAG TGGGTTATCTGCGGCGTACAAGTTGAAATTGCAAGGTTTAAATGTCACGGTATTTGAAGCTGATGGGAGAGCTGGAGGAAAGTTGAAAACCGTTGCCCACGATGGTTTGATATGGGACGAGGGTGCAAATACCATG ACTGAGAGTGAGGCTGATGTTGGATTTTTGCTGGATAATCTCGGACTCAGAGAGAAGCAACAATTT CCAATTTCACAGCACAAGCGCTATATCGCCAAAAATGGGTCCCCTGTAATG TTACCATCGAATCCCATAGAATTGATCCGAAGCAATTTTCTTTCATCAGGATCCAAG CTTCAACTCTTATTGGAGCCATTTTTATGGAAGAAAAATAATATCTCCACTGGGCCTGACACTTGGGAAAG TGTTGGCTCCTTCTTCCAACGCCATTTTGGGAAAGAG GTTGTCGACTATCTTATCGATCCTTTCGTTGCGGGAACAAGCGGAGGTGATCCTGAATCCCTTTCT ATGCACCATGTATTTCCAGAGTTATGGAATCTTGAGCAGAG GTTTGGCTCCATTATAGCTGGTGCTTTCCTGTCTAAGTTATCTTCCAAAAAGGATACTTCTGGCGGAATGAAGAACTCATCAGGGAAAAAACTTAAGCGTGGGTCTTTCTCATTTCTGGGTGGGATGCAG ACACTCACTGACGCCCTGTGCGATGTACTCGATAAAGAGGAATTAAAACTCCAATCTAAGGTGCTGGAATTATCCAGTAGCTGCAATGAGCACTCTCCACTAGATAACTGGTCTGTTTCTTATGAGTCAGATGGCAAGAAGCTTATTGATGAGAAGTCTTTTGACGCATTGGTAGTTACA GCTCCCCTCTCTGTTGTTAAGCATATGAATATTATCATAAGAGGAAGCCCTTTTCCATTGGACTTTGTTCCCGAG GTCAGTTATATACCAATATCTGTTATAATTACCACATTTAAGAGAGAGTTTGTCAAGCGGCCCCTTGAAGGTTTTGGAATTCTCGTACCTTCCAAAGAGCAAGAAAATGGTTTGAAGACACTTG GCACCCTCTTCTCTTCTATGATGTTTCCAGATCGTGCACCCAGTGATGTTCATCTCTACACCACATTTGTTGGGGGGAGCCGAAACAGAGAACTTGCAAAGGCATCAAG GGATGAACTGGAACAGATAGTGACTTCTGATCTCAAACAATTGTTGGGAGCTGAGGGAGAACCCACTTTTCTGAA TCACTATTATTGGAGCAGAGGATTTCCTTTATACGGGCATGGTTATAACTCGGTCATCGAAGCTATTGGGAAAATGGAAAAAGACCTTCCAGGATTTTTTTATGCTG GCAACCACAAGGGAGGATTATCCGTCGGGAAAGCAATATCGAGTGGGTGCCATGCTGCTGATCTCGTGATCTCGTATCTGGAGGCTTCTTCAAACGCTCAGTTGAAACTTGCTGCAAGCTAA
- the LOC140986454 gene encoding protoporphyrinogen oxidase, mitochondrial-like isoform X2, with product MNSATKDDKKDFSRKRVAVIGAGVSGLSAAYKLKLQGLNVTVFEADGRAGGKLKTVAHDGLIWDEGANTMTESEADVGFLLDNLGLREKQQFPISQHKRYIAKNGSPVMLPSNPIELIRSNFLSSGSKLQLLLEPFLWKKNNISTGPDTWESVGSFFQRHFGKEVVDYLIDPFVAGTSGGDPESLSMHHVFPELWNLEQRFGSIIAGAFLSKLSSKKDTSGGMKNSSGKKLKRGSFSFLGGMQTLTDALCDVLDKEELKLQSKVLELSSSCNEHSPLDNWSVSYESDGKKLIDEKSFDALVVTVSYIPISVIITTFKREFVKRPLEGFGILVPSKEQENGLKTLGTLFSSMMFPDRAPSDVHLYTTFVGGSRNRELAKASRDELEQIVTSDLKQLLGAEGEPTFLNHYYWSRGFPLYGHGYNSVIEAIGKMEKDLPGFFYAGNHKGGLSVGKAISSGCHAADLVISYLEASSNAQLKLAAS from the exons ATGAATTCTGCGACCAAAGATGATAAGAAAG ATTTTTCGCGGAAGCGTGTTGCTGTGATTGGAGCTGGTGTTAG TGGGTTATCTGCGGCGTACAAGTTGAAATTGCAAGGTTTAAATGTCACGGTATTTGAAGCTGATGGGAGAGCTGGAGGAAAGTTGAAAACCGTTGCCCACGATGGTTTGATATGGGACGAGGGTGCAAATACCATG ACTGAGAGTGAGGCTGATGTTGGATTTTTGCTGGATAATCTCGGACTCAGAGAGAAGCAACAATTT CCAATTTCACAGCACAAGCGCTATATCGCCAAAAATGGGTCCCCTGTAATG TTACCATCGAATCCCATAGAATTGATCCGAAGCAATTTTCTTTCATCAGGATCCAAG CTTCAACTCTTATTGGAGCCATTTTTATGGAAGAAAAATAATATCTCCACTGGGCCTGACACTTGGGAAAG TGTTGGCTCCTTCTTCCAACGCCATTTTGGGAAAGAG GTTGTCGACTATCTTATCGATCCTTTCGTTGCGGGAACAAGCGGAGGTGATCCTGAATCCCTTTCT ATGCACCATGTATTTCCAGAGTTATGGAATCTTGAGCAGAG GTTTGGCTCCATTATAGCTGGTGCTTTCCTGTCTAAGTTATCTTCCAAAAAGGATACTTCTGGCGGAATGAAGAACTCATCAGGGAAAAAACTTAAGCGTGGGTCTTTCTCATTTCTGGGTGGGATGCAG ACACTCACTGACGCCCTGTGCGATGTACTCGATAAAGAGGAATTAAAACTCCAATCTAAGGTGCTGGAATTATCCAGTAGCTGCAATGAGCACTCTCCACTAGATAACTGGTCTGTTTCTTATGAGTCAGATGGCAAGAAGCTTATTGATGAGAAGTCTTTTGACGCATTGGTAGTTACA GTCAGTTATATACCAATATCTGTTATAATTACCACATTTAAGAGAGAGTTTGTCAAGCGGCCCCTTGAAGGTTTTGGAATTCTCGTACCTTCCAAAGAGCAAGAAAATGGTTTGAAGACACTTG GCACCCTCTTCTCTTCTATGATGTTTCCAGATCGTGCACCCAGTGATGTTCATCTCTACACCACATTTGTTGGGGGGAGCCGAAACAGAGAACTTGCAAAGGCATCAAG GGATGAACTGGAACAGATAGTGACTTCTGATCTCAAACAATTGTTGGGAGCTGAGGGAGAACCCACTTTTCTGAA TCACTATTATTGGAGCAGAGGATTTCCTTTATACGGGCATGGTTATAACTCGGTCATCGAAGCTATTGGGAAAATGGAAAAAGACCTTCCAGGATTTTTTTATGCTG GCAACCACAAGGGAGGATTATCCGTCGGGAAAGCAATATCGAGTGGGTGCCATGCTGCTGATCTCGTGATCTCGTATCTGGAGGCTTCTTCAAACGCTCAGTTGAAACTTGCTGCAAGCTAA
- the LOC140985926 gene encoding uncharacterized protein → MDLVLAIRVDSPPVITDKSTSDEKREFERWERLNRMCLMIMKRAIPETFRGTMSRDIATAKAFLQDLEKRFAKSEKSEIGTLLASLVSMRYRGKSNIREYIMELSHLASRLKALKLDLSEDLLVHLVLISLPPQFNQFKVSYNCQKETCSLNELISHCVQEEESLSSLSRLLCRHSLSSHQATCRCSTTLVFRYQMMALRHGGGGGGFLAGKQVVPLDYQAEVSQRLLEAALCNDLKSVIECIGDPFADVNYVGAVCLRIRKTEIVLLEESPCEVRVDYEEFRTDVTPLFVAVNNGNIDLVKNLLSAGADLNLQLFRGFATTAAVREGHFEILEILLKAGASQPXLFFLWQ, encoded by the exons ATGGATTTGGTCCTTGCGATAAGGGTTGACTCTCCTCCCGTCATTACGGATAAGAGTACCTCTGATGAAAAGAGGGAGTTTGAAAGGTGGGAGAGATTGAATCGCATGTGTTTGATGATCATGAAGAGGGCCATTCCAGAAACATTCAGGGGCACAATGTCTAGAGACATTGCTACGGCTAAGGCTTTCCTTCAAGACCTCGAAAAGAGGTTTGCTAAAAGTGAAAAGTCTGAAATTGGTACACTTTTGGCAAGCCTAGTTTCAATGAGGTACAGGGGTAAGAGCAACATCAGGGAGTACATTATGGAACTGTCTCATCTTGCTTCAAGGTTGAAAGCACTGAAGCTTGACCTCTCTGAGGACTTGCTAGTGCATCTGGTTTTGATATCTCTTCCTCCTCAGTTTAACCAGTTCAAGGTGAGCTATAACTGTCAGAAAGAGACTTGTTCTCTGAATGAGCTCATCTCGCACTGTGTCCAGGAAGAGGAAAG TTTGTCTTCTCTTTCTCGACTACTGTGTCGCCATTCTCTTTCCAGCCACCAGGCAACTTGCCGTTGCTCTACTACTCTAGTCTTCCGCTATCAAATGATGGCATTGAGGCACGGCGGCGGCGGTGGAGGCTTTCTCGCGGGGAAGCAGGTGGTTCCCCTGGATTACCAGGCCGAGGTCTCGCAGCGGCTTCTCGAAGCTGCGCTGTGTAACGATCTGAAATCGGTGATTGAATGCATCGGCGATCCGTTTGCTGACGTCAACTACGTTGGTGCTGTGTGCTTGAGGATCCGGAAGACTGAGATTGTTTTGCTTGAGGAGTCACCGTGCGAGGTGCGAGTCGATTACGAAGAGTTCCGGACTGACGTCACGCCGTTGTTCGTGGCTGTTAATAATGGAAATATTGATCTCGTTAAGAACTTACTG AGTGCAGGAGCTGATTTGAACCTGCAACTATTTAGGGGCTTTGCGACCACAGCAGCTGTAAGGGAAGGCCACTTTGAGATCCTTGAAATTTTACTCAAGGCTGGGGCATCTCAACCANAGTTGTTTTTTCTGTGGCAGTGA
- the LOC140985628 gene encoding uncharacterized protein codes for MMALRHGGGGGGFLAGKQVVPLDYQAEVSQRLLEAALCNDLKSVIECIGDPFADVNYVGAVCLRIRKTEIVLLEESPCEVRVDYEEFRTDVTPLFVAVNNGNIDLVKNLLSAGADLNLQLFRGFATTAAVREGHFEILEILLKAGASQPACEEALLEASNHGRSNSVKLLMGFDLIRPHVAIHALVTACCRGFVDVVKAFMKCGVDVNATDRMLLQSCKPCLHANADCTALVAAVVSRQISVVRLLLEAGARTDIKVQLGAWSWDTASGEELRVGAGLAEPYPVTWCALEYFEATGSILQLLLHHLSPNARHHGRTLLHHAILCGNDGAVKVLVKCGAHIETPVETTQKLEFRPLHFAARLGFPMILKSLIDSGCNLNSRTQSGETALLISVKYKQQDCLKVLAKAGADFGLVDTASQTVVCIARSNQWHIEFQHIMLNVIRSGHMPMSSNTSAFSPFLFVVRSGDILGLKFLIGKKGIDLDEQDALGFSAVMIAAMEGHVDAFRKLVYAGADVKLCNKSGETXAKGDKFSXNKDMFEKIMLDFALEKGKHNSGGFYALHCAARYGDLDAVKLLISKGYEINASDGDDYTPLMLAAREGNGEMCQLLISNGAHCDAKSAKGETALSLSRKYGGLQNDAKNIILNALARKLVLCGATVLKHTKGGKGSPHTKVIKMVGSTGVLRWGNSSCRNVICRKAEVGSSISFQRSRQKKGDGSKPGIFYVITSKNKEVHFVCEGGEEMAELWVRGIRLVTREAIFGS; via the exons ATGATGGCATTGAGGCACGGCGGCGGCGGTGGAGGCTTTCTCGCGGGGAAGCAGGTGGTTCCCCTGGATTACCAGGCCGAGGTCTCGCAGCGGCTTCTCGAAGCTGCGCTGTGTAACGATCTGAAATCGGTGATTGAATGCATCGGCGATCCGTTTGCTGACGTCAACTACGTTGGTGCTGTGTGCTTGAGGATCCGGAAGACTGAGATTGTTTTGCTTGAGGAGTCACCGTGCGAGGTGCGAGTCGATTACGAAGAGTTCCGGACTGACGTCACGCCGTTGTTCGTGGCTGTTAATAATGGAAATATTGATCTCGTTAAGAACTTACTG AGTGCAGGAGCTGATTTGAACCTGCAACTATTTAGGGGCTTTGCGACCACAGCAGCTGTAAGGGAAGGCCACTTTGAGATCCTTGAAATTTTACTCAAGGCTGGGGCATCTCAACCAGCATGTGAGGAAGCATTATTAGAGGCCAGCAATCATGGGCGATCAAATTCAGTGAAGCTTCTTATGGGTTTTGATCTTATACGGCCTCATGTTGCCATTCATGCTCTTGTGACAGCATGCTGTAGAGGTTTTGTGGATGTGGTGAAAGCTTTCATGAAG TGTGGAGTGGATGTGAATGCAACTGACCGCATGTTGCTTCAATCATGCAAACCTTGTCTGCATGCAAATGCTGACTGTACTGCGCTTGTGGCTGCTGTGGTCAGTAGGCAGATCTCAGTTGTTCGCCTGCTGCTGGAA GCTGGAGCCAGAACTGATATTAAAGTGCAGCTTGGGGCATGGTCATGGGATACAGCTTCAGGTGAGGAACTTCGAGTGGGCGCAGGGCTGGCGGAGCCTTACCCCGTTACCTGGTGTGCCTTAGAATATTTTGAGGCAACAGGTTCAATCTTGCAGTTGCTTCTCCATCACCTCTCCCCAAACGCCCGTCATCATGGAAGAACGCTTCTCCACCATGCAATTCTGTGTGGCAATGATGGTGCTGTGAAAGTGCTTGTAAAATGTGGTGCTCACATAGAAACTCCAGTCGAGACCACTCAAAAATTGGAGTTTAGGCCATTACATTTTGCAGCTCGTCTTGGATTTCCAATGATTCTTAAAAGTTTAATAGATTCTGGTTGTAATCTCAACTCAAGAACACAATCCGGGGAAACAGCACTTTTAATCAGTGTCAAGTACAAGCAGCAAGATTGCCTTAAAGTATTAGCAAAAGCAGGTGCAGACTTTGGTTTGGTTGACACAGCTAGCCAAACTGTGGTTTGTATTGCAAGGTCTAATCAATGGCATATAGAGTTTCAACATATAATGCTGAATGTAATCCGAAGTGGTCACATGCCGATGTCTTCCAACACATCTGCATTTTCACCTTTTCTATTTGTAGTGCGATCAGGAGATATTCTAGGTTTGAAATTTCTGATTGGAAAGAAAGGTATTGACCTTGATGAACAGGATGCTCTCGGTTTCTCAGCAGTCATGATCGCTGCCATGGAAGGCCACGTTGATGCCTTCAGGAAACTTGTGTATGCTGGGGCTGATGTGAAGTTGTGCAATAAATCTGGCGAGACTGNAGCTAAGGGAGACAAATTTAG CTNCAATAAAGATATGTTCGAAAAAATCATGCTTGATTTTGCCCTTGAGAAGGGTAAACACAATTCTGGAGGATTTTATGCGTTACATTGTGCTGCCCGATATGGAGACTTGGATGCGGTGAAGTTACTGATAAGCAAGGGTTATGAAATCAACGCTTCAGATGGAGATGACTACACGCCACTGATGCTGGCTGCAAGGGAAGGTAATGGTGAGATGTGTCAACTCCTGATCTCCAATGGAGCACATTGTGATGCGAAGAGTGCGAAGGGTGAAACTGCGTTATCACTTTCTAGAAAATATGGGGGACTGCAAAATGATGCCAAAAACATCATACTAAATGCACTTGCACGCAAGCTGGTATTATGCGGTGCTACGGTACTAAAACACACAAAGGGAGGGAAAGGATCTCCGCACACAAAGGTCATTAAAATGGTAGGATCTACTGGAGTACTTCGATGGGGAAATTCGAGCTGTCGAAATGTCATTTGCCGAAAAGCTGAAGTAGGCTCTAGCATAAGCTTCCAGAGAAGCAGACAAAAGAAAGGCGATGGTAGTAAACCTGGAATTTTCTATGTGATCACATCAAAGAACAAGGAAGTCCATTTTGTGTGTGAGGGAGGAGAGGAAATGGCAGAGTTATGGGTGCGTGGTATTAGGCTTGTAACAAGGGAAGCTATTTTTGGCAGTTAG